A single window of Sebastes umbrosus isolate fSebUmb1 chromosome 16, fSebUmb1.pri, whole genome shotgun sequence DNA harbors:
- the map4k5 gene encoding mitogen-activated protein kinase kinase kinase kinase 5 isoform X10, which yields MDIFPRPSGEIQRRNPQHDFELIQRVGSGTYGDVYKARNIQTGELAAVKIIKLEPGDDFSIIQQEIFMVKECMHHNIVAYFGSYLCREKLWICMEYCGGGSLQDIYHVTGPLSELQIAYVCRETIQGLGYLHTKGKMHRDIKGANILLTDNGDVKLADFGVAAKITATIAKRKSFIGTPYWMAPEVAAVEKNGGYNQLCDIWAVGITSIELAELQPPMFDLHPMRALFLMSKSSFQPPKLKDKNKWSTAFHNFIKVSLTKNPKKRPTAEKLLSHVYVAQTGLTRRLAVDLLDKMNNPDNHQHYSEVDDDDLEPLSAVRHTIRSSNKQARAERTRSEIDSNNGTNQGGRCSSPSFTEGHRGDAVDKLQFEPPLRKETEAHSEMDVSKDNDFNSPWSPFAEGGITTRGHIAHLEDAFEEVELSTLKPGLPPPLPPKPRLTSSSEEIGLNDERSLTVRRFPNSDNGPSQVVRIQSTPEHLGNKVEHSSPDFLSVSVSSPGLLSHASDPALSKSECKDNDSDDSVNGGSPKAPPNRQHRKEKKEFPKPAINGLPPTPKVLMGACFSKVFDGCPLKINCATSWIHPDTKDQYLIFGTEDGIYTLNLNELHEATMEQLFPRKCTWLYVINNNLMSLSEGKTFQLYSHNLIGLFEQLKKPGLAAQFQTHRFPDKMLPRRFALTTKIPDTKGCHKCCIVRNPYTGHKYLCGALQSGIVLLQWYEPMQRFMLIKHFDFPLPSPLKVFEMLVVPEQEYPLVCVAISQGSEPGQVVRFETINLNSCSSWFTEMGTSKSAHQQVDAIHVTQLERDTVLVCLDQNLKIVNLQGRLKSNKKLASELSFDFCIGSVVCLQDSVLAFWKHGMQGKSFKSNEVTQEICDPSRVFRLLGSDRVVVLQSRPTDNPTALSNLYILAGHENSY from the exons GCTCGAAACATACAAACTGGGGAGCTCGCTGCTGTGAAGATCATAAAGTTGGAACCAG gGGATGACTTTTCCATCATACAGCAGGAAATCTTCATGGTGAAGGAATGCATGCACCACAATATTGTGGCCTACTTTGGGAGCTACCTCTG TCGAGAGAAGCTTTGGATATGTATGGAGTACTGTGGTGGAGGATCTCTGCAGGACATTTATCACG TGACGGGACCTCTCTCGGAGCTTCAGATAGCATATGTCTGCAGAGAGACTATACAG GGTTTGGGATATCTGCACACCAAGGGCAAGATGCACCGCGACATCAAG ggtGCCAACATACTTCTTACAGACAACGGAGATGTGAAGTTAG CTGACTTTGGAGTTGCAGCCAAAATAACAGCCACCATTGCCAAAAGGAAGTCCTTCATTGGAACACCTTATTG GATGGCTCCAGAAGTAGCAGCAGTGGAGAAGAACGGTGGCTATAACCAGCTGTGTGATATCTGGGCTGTTGGCATCACGTCCATAGAGCTGGCCGAGCTCCAGCCTCCAATGTTTGACCTACACCCGATGAG GGCCTTGTTTTTGATGTCGAAGAGCAGCTTCCAGCCTCCGAAgctaaaagacaaaaacaaatg GTCCACCGCCTTCCACAACTTTATCAAAGTGTCTCTGACAAAGAACCCAAAGAAGAGGCCCACGGCAGAAAAACTTCTATCG CATGTGTACGTGGCCCAGACGGGTTTGACAAGGAGGCTTGCTGTCGACCTCCTAGATAAGATGAACAACCCAGACAACCACCAGCATTACAGCGAGGTGGACGATGATGACCTTGAG CCCCTCTCTGCAGTCAGACACACCATCCGCTCCTCCAACAAACAAGCCAGAGCTGAGAGGACGCGCTCAGAGATCGACT CAAACAATGGGACAAACCAAGGAGGGCGATGCTCAAGTCCTAGCTTCACTGAGGGACACAGGGGGGACGCAG TCGACAAGCTCCAGTTTGAACCGCCACTCCGGAAGGAAACTGAGGCTCATTCTGAAATG GATGTGAGTAAAGATAATGACTTCAATTCCCCCTGGAGTCCCTTTGCCGAGGGAGGAATAACAACCAG GGGACACATCGCCCATCTTGAAGATGCCTTTGAAGAAGTGGAGCT GTCAACTCTCAAGCCAgggcttcctcctcctctgcccccAAAG CCACGATTAACCAGCTCGTCAGAGGAGATTGGCCTTAATGACGAGAGGTCTCTGACGGTTCGGAGGTTCCCGAACTCGGATAACGGACCGAGCCAGGTGGTTCGCATACAGAGCACACCTGAGCACCTGGGCAACAAGGTGGAGCACTCGTCTCCAGATTTCCTCTCCGTCAGCGTCAGCAGCCCCGGCCTTTTGTCTCATGCCTCGGATCCTG ctCTCAGTAAATCAGAATGTAAAG ATAATGATTCGGATGACAGTGTGAATGGAGGCAGTCCCAAGGCGCCACCCAACCGACAGCACcggaaagaaaagaaggaattCCCT AAACCAGCTATCAACGGTCTTCCACCCACTCCGAAAGTACTG ATGGGAGCCTGTTTCTCTAAAGTGTTTGATGGCTGTCCACTGAAGATCAACTGTGCCACATCATGGATTCATCCAGACACCAAAG aTCAGTACCTAATCTTTGGGACGGAGGATGGCATCTATACGCTGAATCTTAATGAGCTGCATGAAGCCACAATGGAGCAG CTGTTCCCGAGGAAGTGTACATGGCTGTACGTTATCAACAACAACCTGATGTCTTTATCTG AAG GGAAAACCTTCCAGCTGTACTCCCACAATCTCATTGGGCTGTTTGAGCAGCTGAAGAAGCCCGGCCTGGCTGCTCAGTTCCAGACTCATCGCTTCCCAGACAAAATGTTACCCAG gAGGTTCGCCCTGACAACTAAGATCCCCGACACAAAGGGCTGTCACAAGTGCTGCATTG TGAGAAATCCATATACAGGCCACAAGTACTTGTGTGGAGCGCTGCAGTCTGGGATTGTCTTGTTGCAGTGGTATGAGCCCATGCAGAGGTTTATGCTCATCAAG CACTTTGACTTCCCTCTTCCCAGCCCCCTGAAGGTGTTTGAGATGCTGGTGGTCCCGGAGCAGGAGTATCCTCTGGTGTGTGTGGCCATCAGCCAGGGCTCCGAGCCGGGCCAGGTGGTCCGCTTTGAGACCATCAACCTcaactcctgctcctcctggttCACAGAGATGGGAACAAGTAAGTCAG CTCATCAGCAGGTGGACGCAATCCATGTCACCCAGCTGGAGCGAGACACAGTGTTGGTGTGTTTGGACC aaAATTTGAAGATTGTTAATCTCCAGGGCAGACTGAAGTCCAACAAGAAGCTGGCATCTGAGCTGAGCTTCGACTTCTGCATTGGATCTGTTG TGTGCCTTCAGGACAGCGTCCTGGCCTTCTGGAAACACGGCATGCAAGGAAAGAGCTTCAAGTCTAATGAG GTGACCCAGGAGATTTGTGATCCAAGCAGAGTCTTCCGCCTCCTCGGATCTGACAG GGTGGTGGTTTTGCAGAGCCGACCCACAGACAACCCCACAGCCCTGAGCAACCTCTACATATTAGCAGGTCATGAGAACAGTTACTGA
- the map4k5 gene encoding mitogen-activated protein kinase kinase kinase kinase 5 isoform X9 yields MDIFPRPSGEIQRRNPQHDFELIQRVGSGTYGDVYKARNIQTGELAAVKIIKLEPGDDFSIIQQEIFMVKECMHHNIVAYFGSYLCREKLWICMEYCGGGSLQDIYHVTGPLSELQIAYVCRETIQGLGYLHTKGKMHRDIKGANILLTDNGDVKLADFGVAAKITATIAKRKSFIGTPYWMAPEVAAVEKNGGYNQLCDIWAVGITSIELAELQPPMFDLHPMRALFLMSKSSFQPPKLKDKNKWSTAFHNFIKVSLTKNPKKRPTAEKLLSHVYVAQTGLTRRLAVDLLDKMNNPDNHQHYSEVDDDDLEPLSAVRHTIRSSNKQARAERTRSEIDFDKLQFEPPLRKETEAHSEMDVSKDNDFNSPWSPFAEGGITTRSLLKSVEDELFQRGHIAHLEDAFEEVELSTLKPGLPPPLPPKLSSGALWISQGKTPRLTSSSEEIGLNDERSLTVRRFPNSDNGPSQVVRIQSTPEHLGNKVEHSSPDFLSVSVSSPGLLSHASDPALSKSECKDNDSDDSVNGGSPKAPPNRQHRKEKKEFPKPAINGLPPTPKVLMGACFSKVFDGCPLKINCATSWIHPDTKDQYLIFGTEDGIYTLNLNELHEATMEQLFPRKCTWLYVINNNLMSLSEGKTFQLYSHNLIGLFEQLKKPGLAAQFQTHRFPDKMLPRRFALTTKIPDTKGCHKCCIVRNPYTGHKYLCGALQSGIVLLQWYEPMQRFMLIKHFDFPLPSPLKVFEMLVVPEQEYPLVCVAISQGSEPGQVVRFETINLNSCSSWFTEMGTSKSAHQQVDAIHVTQLERDTVLVCLDQNLKIVNLQGRLKSNKKLASELSFDFCIGSVVCLQDSVLAFWKHGMQGKSFKSNEVTQEICDPSRVFRLLGSDRVVVLQSRPTDNPTALSNLYILAGHENSY; encoded by the exons GCTCGAAACATACAAACTGGGGAGCTCGCTGCTGTGAAGATCATAAAGTTGGAACCAG gGGATGACTTTTCCATCATACAGCAGGAAATCTTCATGGTGAAGGAATGCATGCACCACAATATTGTGGCCTACTTTGGGAGCTACCTCTG TCGAGAGAAGCTTTGGATATGTATGGAGTACTGTGGTGGAGGATCTCTGCAGGACATTTATCACG TGACGGGACCTCTCTCGGAGCTTCAGATAGCATATGTCTGCAGAGAGACTATACAG GGTTTGGGATATCTGCACACCAAGGGCAAGATGCACCGCGACATCAAG ggtGCCAACATACTTCTTACAGACAACGGAGATGTGAAGTTAG CTGACTTTGGAGTTGCAGCCAAAATAACAGCCACCATTGCCAAAAGGAAGTCCTTCATTGGAACACCTTATTG GATGGCTCCAGAAGTAGCAGCAGTGGAGAAGAACGGTGGCTATAACCAGCTGTGTGATATCTGGGCTGTTGGCATCACGTCCATAGAGCTGGCCGAGCTCCAGCCTCCAATGTTTGACCTACACCCGATGAG GGCCTTGTTTTTGATGTCGAAGAGCAGCTTCCAGCCTCCGAAgctaaaagacaaaaacaaatg GTCCACCGCCTTCCACAACTTTATCAAAGTGTCTCTGACAAAGAACCCAAAGAAGAGGCCCACGGCAGAAAAACTTCTATCG CATGTGTACGTGGCCCAGACGGGTTTGACAAGGAGGCTTGCTGTCGACCTCCTAGATAAGATGAACAACCCAGACAACCACCAGCATTACAGCGAGGTGGACGATGATGACCTTGAG CCCCTCTCTGCAGTCAGACACACCATCCGCTCCTCCAACAAACAAGCCAGAGCTGAGAGGACGCGCTCAGAGATCGACT TCGACAAGCTCCAGTTTGAACCGCCACTCCGGAAGGAAACTGAGGCTCATTCTGAAATG GATGTGAGTAAAGATAATGACTTCAATTCCCCCTGGAGTCCCTTTGCCGAGGGAGGAATAACAACCAG GAGCCTTCTCAAAAGCGTTGAGGACGAATTGTTCCAACG GGGACACATCGCCCATCTTGAAGATGCCTTTGAAGAAGTGGAGCT GTCAACTCTCAAGCCAgggcttcctcctcctctgcccccAAAG CTCTCCTCCGGGGCTCTGTGGATTTCTCAAGGAAAGACA CCACGATTAACCAGCTCGTCAGAGGAGATTGGCCTTAATGACGAGAGGTCTCTGACGGTTCGGAGGTTCCCGAACTCGGATAACGGACCGAGCCAGGTGGTTCGCATACAGAGCACACCTGAGCACCTGGGCAACAAGGTGGAGCACTCGTCTCCAGATTTCCTCTCCGTCAGCGTCAGCAGCCCCGGCCTTTTGTCTCATGCCTCGGATCCTG ctCTCAGTAAATCAGAATGTAAAG ATAATGATTCGGATGACAGTGTGAATGGAGGCAGTCCCAAGGCGCCACCCAACCGACAGCACcggaaagaaaagaaggaattCCCT AAACCAGCTATCAACGGTCTTCCACCCACTCCGAAAGTACTG ATGGGAGCCTGTTTCTCTAAAGTGTTTGATGGCTGTCCACTGAAGATCAACTGTGCCACATCATGGATTCATCCAGACACCAAAG aTCAGTACCTAATCTTTGGGACGGAGGATGGCATCTATACGCTGAATCTTAATGAGCTGCATGAAGCCACAATGGAGCAG CTGTTCCCGAGGAAGTGTACATGGCTGTACGTTATCAACAACAACCTGATGTCTTTATCTG AAG GGAAAACCTTCCAGCTGTACTCCCACAATCTCATTGGGCTGTTTGAGCAGCTGAAGAAGCCCGGCCTGGCTGCTCAGTTCCAGACTCATCGCTTCCCAGACAAAATGTTACCCAG gAGGTTCGCCCTGACAACTAAGATCCCCGACACAAAGGGCTGTCACAAGTGCTGCATTG TGAGAAATCCATATACAGGCCACAAGTACTTGTGTGGAGCGCTGCAGTCTGGGATTGTCTTGTTGCAGTGGTATGAGCCCATGCAGAGGTTTATGCTCATCAAG CACTTTGACTTCCCTCTTCCCAGCCCCCTGAAGGTGTTTGAGATGCTGGTGGTCCCGGAGCAGGAGTATCCTCTGGTGTGTGTGGCCATCAGCCAGGGCTCCGAGCCGGGCCAGGTGGTCCGCTTTGAGACCATCAACCTcaactcctgctcctcctggttCACAGAGATGGGAACAAGTAAGTCAG CTCATCAGCAGGTGGACGCAATCCATGTCACCCAGCTGGAGCGAGACACAGTGTTGGTGTGTTTGGACC aaAATTTGAAGATTGTTAATCTCCAGGGCAGACTGAAGTCCAACAAGAAGCTGGCATCTGAGCTGAGCTTCGACTTCTGCATTGGATCTGTTG TGTGCCTTCAGGACAGCGTCCTGGCCTTCTGGAAACACGGCATGCAAGGAAAGAGCTTCAAGTCTAATGAG GTGACCCAGGAGATTTGTGATCCAAGCAGAGTCTTCCGCCTCCTCGGATCTGACAG GGTGGTGGTTTTGCAGAGCCGACCCACAGACAACCCCACAGCCCTGAGCAACCTCTACATATTAGCAGGTCATGAGAACAGTTACTGA
- the map4k5 gene encoding mitogen-activated protein kinase kinase kinase kinase 5 isoform X16 yields MDIFPRPSGEIQRRNPQHDFELIQRVGSGTYGDVYKARNIQTGELAAVKIIKLEPGDDFSIIQQEIFMVKECMHHNIVAYFGSYLCREKLWICMEYCGGGSLQDIYHVTGPLSELQIAYVCRETIQGLGYLHTKGKMHRDIKGANILLTDNGDVKLADFGVAAKITATIAKRKSFIGTPYWMAPEVAAVEKNGGYNQLCDIWAVGITSIELAELQPPMFDLHPMRALFLMSKSSFQPPKLKDKNKWSTAFHNFIKVSLTKNPKKRPTAEKLLSHVYVAQTGLTRRLAVDLLDKMNNPDNHQHYSEVDDDDLEPLSAVRHTIRSSNKQARAERTRSEIDFDKLQFEPPLRKETEAHSEMDVSKDNDFNSPWSPFAEGGITTRGHIAHLEDAFEEVELSTLKPGLPPPLPPKLSSGALWISQGKTPRLTSSSEEIGLNDERSLTVRRFPNSDNGPSQVVRIQSTPEHLGNKVEHSSPDFLSVSVSSPGLLSHASDPDNDSDDSVNGGSPKAPPNRQHRKEKKEFPKPAINGLPPTPKVLMGACFSKVFDGCPLKINCATSWIHPDTKDQYLIFGTEDGIYTLNLNELHEATMEQLFPRKCTWLYVINNNLMSLSGKTFQLYSHNLIGLFEQLKKPGLAAQFQTHRFPDKMLPRRFALTTKIPDTKGCHKCCIVRNPYTGHKYLCGALQSGIVLLQWYEPMQRFMLIKHFDFPLPSPLKVFEMLVVPEQEYPLVCVAISQGSEPGQVVRFETINLNSCSSWFTEMGTTHQQVDAIHVTQLERDTVLVCLDQNLKIVNLQGRLKSNKKLASELSFDFCIGSVVCLQDSVLAFWKHGMQGKSFKSNEVTQEICDPSRVFRLLGSDRVVVLQSRPTDNPTALSNLYILAGHENSY; encoded by the exons GCTCGAAACATACAAACTGGGGAGCTCGCTGCTGTGAAGATCATAAAGTTGGAACCAG gGGATGACTTTTCCATCATACAGCAGGAAATCTTCATGGTGAAGGAATGCATGCACCACAATATTGTGGCCTACTTTGGGAGCTACCTCTG TCGAGAGAAGCTTTGGATATGTATGGAGTACTGTGGTGGAGGATCTCTGCAGGACATTTATCACG TGACGGGACCTCTCTCGGAGCTTCAGATAGCATATGTCTGCAGAGAGACTATACAG GGTTTGGGATATCTGCACACCAAGGGCAAGATGCACCGCGACATCAAG ggtGCCAACATACTTCTTACAGACAACGGAGATGTGAAGTTAG CTGACTTTGGAGTTGCAGCCAAAATAACAGCCACCATTGCCAAAAGGAAGTCCTTCATTGGAACACCTTATTG GATGGCTCCAGAAGTAGCAGCAGTGGAGAAGAACGGTGGCTATAACCAGCTGTGTGATATCTGGGCTGTTGGCATCACGTCCATAGAGCTGGCCGAGCTCCAGCCTCCAATGTTTGACCTACACCCGATGAG GGCCTTGTTTTTGATGTCGAAGAGCAGCTTCCAGCCTCCGAAgctaaaagacaaaaacaaatg GTCCACCGCCTTCCACAACTTTATCAAAGTGTCTCTGACAAAGAACCCAAAGAAGAGGCCCACGGCAGAAAAACTTCTATCG CATGTGTACGTGGCCCAGACGGGTTTGACAAGGAGGCTTGCTGTCGACCTCCTAGATAAGATGAACAACCCAGACAACCACCAGCATTACAGCGAGGTGGACGATGATGACCTTGAG CCCCTCTCTGCAGTCAGACACACCATCCGCTCCTCCAACAAACAAGCCAGAGCTGAGAGGACGCGCTCAGAGATCGACT TCGACAAGCTCCAGTTTGAACCGCCACTCCGGAAGGAAACTGAGGCTCATTCTGAAATG GATGTGAGTAAAGATAATGACTTCAATTCCCCCTGGAGTCCCTTTGCCGAGGGAGGAATAACAACCAG GGGACACATCGCCCATCTTGAAGATGCCTTTGAAGAAGTGGAGCT GTCAACTCTCAAGCCAgggcttcctcctcctctgcccccAAAG CTCTCCTCCGGGGCTCTGTGGATTTCTCAAGGAAAGACA CCACGATTAACCAGCTCGTCAGAGGAGATTGGCCTTAATGACGAGAGGTCTCTGACGGTTCGGAGGTTCCCGAACTCGGATAACGGACCGAGCCAGGTGGTTCGCATACAGAGCACACCTGAGCACCTGGGCAACAAGGTGGAGCACTCGTCTCCAGATTTCCTCTCCGTCAGCGTCAGCAGCCCCGGCCTTTTGTCTCATGCCTCGGATCCTG ATAATGATTCGGATGACAGTGTGAATGGAGGCAGTCCCAAGGCGCCACCCAACCGACAGCACcggaaagaaaagaaggaattCCCT AAACCAGCTATCAACGGTCTTCCACCCACTCCGAAAGTACTG ATGGGAGCCTGTTTCTCTAAAGTGTTTGATGGCTGTCCACTGAAGATCAACTGTGCCACATCATGGATTCATCCAGACACCAAAG aTCAGTACCTAATCTTTGGGACGGAGGATGGCATCTATACGCTGAATCTTAATGAGCTGCATGAAGCCACAATGGAGCAG CTGTTCCCGAGGAAGTGTACATGGCTGTACGTTATCAACAACAACCTGATGTCTTTATCTG GGAAAACCTTCCAGCTGTACTCCCACAATCTCATTGGGCTGTTTGAGCAGCTGAAGAAGCCCGGCCTGGCTGCTCAGTTCCAGACTCATCGCTTCCCAGACAAAATGTTACCCAG gAGGTTCGCCCTGACAACTAAGATCCCCGACACAAAGGGCTGTCACAAGTGCTGCATTG TGAGAAATCCATATACAGGCCACAAGTACTTGTGTGGAGCGCTGCAGTCTGGGATTGTCTTGTTGCAGTGGTATGAGCCCATGCAGAGGTTTATGCTCATCAAG CACTTTGACTTCCCTCTTCCCAGCCCCCTGAAGGTGTTTGAGATGCTGGTGGTCCCGGAGCAGGAGTATCCTCTGGTGTGTGTGGCCATCAGCCAGGGCTCCGAGCCGGGCCAGGTGGTCCGCTTTGAGACCATCAACCTcaactcctgctcctcctggttCACAGAGATGGGAACAA CTCATCAGCAGGTGGACGCAATCCATGTCACCCAGCTGGAGCGAGACACAGTGTTGGTGTGTTTGGACC aaAATTTGAAGATTGTTAATCTCCAGGGCAGACTGAAGTCCAACAAGAAGCTGGCATCTGAGCTGAGCTTCGACTTCTGCATTGGATCTGTTG TGTGCCTTCAGGACAGCGTCCTGGCCTTCTGGAAACACGGCATGCAAGGAAAGAGCTTCAAGTCTAATGAG GTGACCCAGGAGATTTGTGATCCAAGCAGAGTCTTCCGCCTCCTCGGATCTGACAG GGTGGTGGTTTTGCAGAGCCGACCCACAGACAACCCCACAGCCCTGAGCAACCTCTACATATTAGCAGGTCATGAGAACAGTTACTGA
- the map4k5 gene encoding mitogen-activated protein kinase kinase kinase kinase 5 isoform X13, whose amino-acid sequence MDIFPRPSGEIQRRNPQHDFELIQRVGSGTYGDVYKARNIQTGELAAVKIIKLEPGDDFSIIQQEIFMVKECMHHNIVAYFGSYLCREKLWICMEYCGGGSLQDIYHVTGPLSELQIAYVCRETIQGLGYLHTKGKMHRDIKGANILLTDNGDVKLADFGVAAKITATIAKRKSFIGTPYWMAPEVAAVEKNGGYNQLCDIWAVGITSIELAELQPPMFDLHPMRALFLMSKSSFQPPKLKDKNKWSTAFHNFIKVSLTKNPKKRPTAEKLLSHVYVAQTGLTRRLAVDLLDKMNNPDNHQHYSEVDDDDLEPLSAVRHTIRSSNKQARAERTRSEIDFDKLQFEPPLRKETEAHSEMDVSKDNDFNSPWSPFAEGGITTRGHIAHLEDAFEEVELSTLKPGLPPPLPPKLSSGALWISQGKTPRLTSSSEEIGLNDERSLTVRRFPNSDNGPSQVVRIQSTPEHLGNKVEHSSPDFLSVSVSSPGLLSHASDPALSKSECKDNDSDDSVNGGSPKAPPNRQHRKEKKEFPKPAINGLPPTPKVLMGACFSKVFDGCPLKINCATSWIHPDTKDQYLIFGTEDGIYTLNLNELHEATMEQLFPRKCTWLYVINNNLMSLSEGKTFQLYSHNLIGLFEQLKKPGLAAQFQTHRFPDKMLPRRFALTTKIPDTKGCHKCCIVRNPYTGHKYLCGALQSGIVLLQWYEPMQRFMLIKHFDFPLPSPLKVFEMLVVPEQEYPLVCVAISQGSEPGQVVRFETINLNSCSSWFTEMGTSKSAHQQVDAIHVTQLERDTVLVCLDQNLKIVNLQGRLKSNKKLASELSFDFCIGSVVCLQDSVLAFWKHGMQGKSFKSNEVTQEICDPSRVFRLLGSDRVVVLQSRPTDNPTALSNLYILAGHENSY is encoded by the exons GCTCGAAACATACAAACTGGGGAGCTCGCTGCTGTGAAGATCATAAAGTTGGAACCAG gGGATGACTTTTCCATCATACAGCAGGAAATCTTCATGGTGAAGGAATGCATGCACCACAATATTGTGGCCTACTTTGGGAGCTACCTCTG TCGAGAGAAGCTTTGGATATGTATGGAGTACTGTGGTGGAGGATCTCTGCAGGACATTTATCACG TGACGGGACCTCTCTCGGAGCTTCAGATAGCATATGTCTGCAGAGAGACTATACAG GGTTTGGGATATCTGCACACCAAGGGCAAGATGCACCGCGACATCAAG ggtGCCAACATACTTCTTACAGACAACGGAGATGTGAAGTTAG CTGACTTTGGAGTTGCAGCCAAAATAACAGCCACCATTGCCAAAAGGAAGTCCTTCATTGGAACACCTTATTG GATGGCTCCAGAAGTAGCAGCAGTGGAGAAGAACGGTGGCTATAACCAGCTGTGTGATATCTGGGCTGTTGGCATCACGTCCATAGAGCTGGCCGAGCTCCAGCCTCCAATGTTTGACCTACACCCGATGAG GGCCTTGTTTTTGATGTCGAAGAGCAGCTTCCAGCCTCCGAAgctaaaagacaaaaacaaatg GTCCACCGCCTTCCACAACTTTATCAAAGTGTCTCTGACAAAGAACCCAAAGAAGAGGCCCACGGCAGAAAAACTTCTATCG CATGTGTACGTGGCCCAGACGGGTTTGACAAGGAGGCTTGCTGTCGACCTCCTAGATAAGATGAACAACCCAGACAACCACCAGCATTACAGCGAGGTGGACGATGATGACCTTGAG CCCCTCTCTGCAGTCAGACACACCATCCGCTCCTCCAACAAACAAGCCAGAGCTGAGAGGACGCGCTCAGAGATCGACT TCGACAAGCTCCAGTTTGAACCGCCACTCCGGAAGGAAACTGAGGCTCATTCTGAAATG GATGTGAGTAAAGATAATGACTTCAATTCCCCCTGGAGTCCCTTTGCCGAGGGAGGAATAACAACCAG GGGACACATCGCCCATCTTGAAGATGCCTTTGAAGAAGTGGAGCT GTCAACTCTCAAGCCAgggcttcctcctcctctgcccccAAAG CTCTCCTCCGGGGCTCTGTGGATTTCTCAAGGAAAGACA CCACGATTAACCAGCTCGTCAGAGGAGATTGGCCTTAATGACGAGAGGTCTCTGACGGTTCGGAGGTTCCCGAACTCGGATAACGGACCGAGCCAGGTGGTTCGCATACAGAGCACACCTGAGCACCTGGGCAACAAGGTGGAGCACTCGTCTCCAGATTTCCTCTCCGTCAGCGTCAGCAGCCCCGGCCTTTTGTCTCATGCCTCGGATCCTG ctCTCAGTAAATCAGAATGTAAAG ATAATGATTCGGATGACAGTGTGAATGGAGGCAGTCCCAAGGCGCCACCCAACCGACAGCACcggaaagaaaagaaggaattCCCT AAACCAGCTATCAACGGTCTTCCACCCACTCCGAAAGTACTG ATGGGAGCCTGTTTCTCTAAAGTGTTTGATGGCTGTCCACTGAAGATCAACTGTGCCACATCATGGATTCATCCAGACACCAAAG aTCAGTACCTAATCTTTGGGACGGAGGATGGCATCTATACGCTGAATCTTAATGAGCTGCATGAAGCCACAATGGAGCAG CTGTTCCCGAGGAAGTGTACATGGCTGTACGTTATCAACAACAACCTGATGTCTTTATCTG AAG GGAAAACCTTCCAGCTGTACTCCCACAATCTCATTGGGCTGTTTGAGCAGCTGAAGAAGCCCGGCCTGGCTGCTCAGTTCCAGACTCATCGCTTCCCAGACAAAATGTTACCCAG gAGGTTCGCCCTGACAACTAAGATCCCCGACACAAAGGGCTGTCACAAGTGCTGCATTG TGAGAAATCCATATACAGGCCACAAGTACTTGTGTGGAGCGCTGCAGTCTGGGATTGTCTTGTTGCAGTGGTATGAGCCCATGCAGAGGTTTATGCTCATCAAG CACTTTGACTTCCCTCTTCCCAGCCCCCTGAAGGTGTTTGAGATGCTGGTGGTCCCGGAGCAGGAGTATCCTCTGGTGTGTGTGGCCATCAGCCAGGGCTCCGAGCCGGGCCAGGTGGTCCGCTTTGAGACCATCAACCTcaactcctgctcctcctggttCACAGAGATGGGAACAAGTAAGTCAG CTCATCAGCAGGTGGACGCAATCCATGTCACCCAGCTGGAGCGAGACACAGTGTTGGTGTGTTTGGACC aaAATTTGAAGATTGTTAATCTCCAGGGCAGACTGAAGTCCAACAAGAAGCTGGCATCTGAGCTGAGCTTCGACTTCTGCATTGGATCTGTTG TGTGCCTTCAGGACAGCGTCCTGGCCTTCTGGAAACACGGCATGCAAGGAAAGAGCTTCAAGTCTAATGAG GTGACCCAGGAGATTTGTGATCCAAGCAGAGTCTTCCGCCTCCTCGGATCTGACAG GGTGGTGGTTTTGCAGAGCCGACCCACAGACAACCCCACAGCCCTGAGCAACCTCTACATATTAGCAGGTCATGAGAACAGTTACTGA